AGGAACGTCACGATCAGGACCCGCACTCCGGGGACGCGCAGCGCGGAGGCGTGCTCCACGCGCGTGTGCCCGGCGGCCGGGGTGACGGTGGGCTGTGTGCTCTTCTGCGCGGCGAACAGCAGACCGCCGAGCAGTGTCAGGGACGCCTCAGTGACCAGGCCCGCGGCGGGGTGGACGGCGGTGCACAGGGCGGTGGCCAGCAGTGGGCCGAAGACGAAGGTCAGCTCGTCGGTGACGGACTCGAAGGCCGCCGCGGTGGTCATCAGCGGCGAGTCCTGGAGCTTGACGCCCCAGCGGGCGCGCACCATGGGGCCGATCTGCGGCACCGAGGCGCCGGTGGGCACGGCCGCCGCGAACAGCGCCCACAGGGGCGCGTGCGAGAGGGCGAGGGCGGTCAGGGACAGGCCCGACAGGGTGTGGAGCAGGACGCCGGGGATGAGTACGGCGCGCTGTCCGTGGCGGTCCGCGAGCCTGCCGCTCCAGGGCGCGAACAGTGCCATGGAGACGCCGGTGACGGCCGCGACGGCGCCCGCCGCGCCGTAGGAGCCGGTGGTGTGCTGGACGAGCAGCACCAGGGAGAGGGTGAGCATCGCGAACGGCTGGCGTGCCGCGAAGCCGGGGAGCAGGAACGTCCAGGCGCCGCGGGTGCGCAGCAGCTGCCCGTATCCCGGGCGGGAGGAGGTGACCGTGGATGCCACGGCCCGTGCCTTTCTGCCGCCTGGTAGCGCGGCCCCCTTCCCAGGGGGCGCGCCGAGAGCTGTCCTCTTGCG
Above is a window of Streptomyces griseorubiginosus DNA encoding:
- a CDS encoding MFS transporter, with translation MASTVTSSRPGYGQLLRTRGAWTFLLPGFAARQPFAMLTLSLVLLVQHTTGSYGAAGAVAAVTGVSMALFAPWSGRLADRHGQRAVLIPGVLLHTLSGLSLTALALSHAPLWALFAAAVPTGASVPQIGPMVRARWGVKLQDSPLMTTAAAFESVTDELTFVFGPLLATALCTAVHPAAGLVTEASLTLLGGLLFAAQKSTQPTVTPAAGHTRVEHASALRVPGVRVLIVTFLGIGAVFGGMQVSLAAFSESIGEPGLNGVLYGVFAAGNMISGLVCGAIAWKVAPQRRLVVAYGALALTASGLWAAHSVLVLAGLGLLVGMCIAPALITGYTLVEDLVPACARTEAFTWLTGAVALGQAAAVTIAGQLEDRFWGGAGFLVPMGGTLLALVTLLALRSRLVGRPRGRTVARGVGHRVPVAVD